One genomic segment of Drosophila melanogaster chromosome 3L includes these proteins:
- the CG6893 gene encoding uncharacterized protein, isoform C: protein MDIRAKRVIKTKKIRPRWWSGGVAGAIAQCFTAPFDLIEARMVVIKKDRGMASNLQQAIRTHGFISLYDGLSAQLLRQLTYTSMRFHLYEMGKEHLDDPAGLLDKVLVAALAGCVAGVVGTPMELINTRMQVNRALPKETRWNYRNVFDGLYRVTREEGFTKLYSGCFLSFMRSSLITISQNAAYDQAKQIYAEFFHMKHDNTLLHLISSVTAAFVCGPIIKPIENLRYLRMVDSRRLINSISYMMRFGSRGPFRGMVPYVLRMVPNTVITFLSFEQLRVNFGYIEIEDDE, encoded by the exons atGGACATACGAGCAAAAAGAGTTATAAAGACGAAAAA AATACGTCCACGGTGGTGGAGTGGCGGTGTGGCAGGTGCCATTGCGCAATGCTTTACGGCACCTTTCGATCTGATCGAGGCTCGAATGGTGGTTATCAAGAAGGACAGAGGAATGGCTTCAAATCTCCAACAGGCAATTCGAACGCATG GTTTTATTTCACTATACGATGGATTAAGTGCCCAGTTATTGAGACAGCTGACATACACCTCGATGCGGTTTCACCTGTACGAAATGGGAAAGGAGCACCTGGATGATCCTGCTGGTTTGTTGGACAAAGTGCTGGTGGCTGCATTGGCTGGTTGTGTGGCTGGTGTGGTGGGTACACCCATGGAGTTGATCAACACCCGGATGCAGGTCAATCGCGCGCTGCCCAAGGAAACGCGGTGGAACTATCGAAACGTCTTCGATGGACTGTACCGTGTGACCAGGGAAGAGGGCTTTACGAAGCTGTACAGCGGATGTTTCCTCTCCTTTATGCGGTCCAGCCTCATCACCATCAGCCAAAATGCTGCTTACGATCAG GCCAAGCAGATCTACGCAGAATTTTTTCACATGAAGCACGACAACACATTGCTGCACCTGATAAGTTCCGTGACGGCTGCTTTCGTCTGCGGTCCAATCATCAAGCCCATTGAGAACTTGAGATACCTCAGAATGGTGGATTCAAGAAGATTGATAAATTCCATTTCCTATATGATGCGCTTCGGAAGTCGCGGACCTTTTCGCGGTATGGTGCCCTATGTTTTGCGCATGGTACCCAATACGGTCATTACTTTTTTAAGTTTCGAGCAGCTTCGTGTTAATTTTGGGTACATTGAAATTGAAGATGATGAATGA
- the Dic4 gene encoding dicarboxylate carrier 4, isoform C — protein MPVFDDHFLGDCHDEPEGLLPRWWFGGFASMCVAFAVAPIDIVKTHMQIQRQKRSILGTVKRIHSLKGYLGFYDGFSAAILRQMTSTNIHFIVYDTGKKMEYVDRDSYLGKIILGCVAGACGSAFGIPTDLINVRMQTDMKEPPYKRRNYKHVFDGLIRIPKEEGWKALYKGGSVAVFKSSLSTCSQIAFYDIIKTEVRKNISVNDGLPLHFLTSLGTSIISSAITHPLDVVRTIMMNSRPGEFRTVFQASVHMMRFGVMGPYRGFVPTIVRKAPATTLLFVLYEQLRLHFGICSLGGEKYN, from the exons ATGCCGGTTTTTGATGACCACTTCCTTGGCGACTGCCATGATGAGCCCGAAGGACTTTTGCCGCGTTGGTGGTTCGGTGGCTTTGCCTCGATGTGCGTTGCCTTCGCAGTGGCGCCCATTGATATCGTGAAAACTCACATGCAGATCCAAAGGCAAAAGCGTTCAATTTTAGGCACGGTCAAAAGAATACACTCTTTAAAAG GATACTTGGGCTTCTACGATGGCTTCTCGGCTGCCATCCTGAGACAAATGACCAGCACCAATATCCATTTCATAGTGTATGATACTGGCAAGAAAATGGAGTACGTCGATAGGGATTCATATCTGGGAAAGATTATTTTGGGCTGCGTGGCTGGAGCTTGCGGTTCTGCGTTTGGTATACCAACGGATCTGATTAACGTGCGGATGCAAACCGATATGAAGGAGCCGCCGTACAAGCGACGCAA CTATAAGCATGTCTTCGATGGACTCATTCGAATTCCCAAGGAGGAGGGCTGGAAGGCACTTTACAAAGGTGGATCGGTAGCGGTCTTCAAATCATCGCTAAGCACTTGCAGCCAGATAGCTTTCTACGATATT ATTAAAACGGAAGTGAGGAAAAATATCTCTGTGAATGACGGATTGCCCTTGCACTTTCTCACTTCGCTGGGTACATCGATCATTTCGTCTGCGATCACTCATCCCCTGGACGTGGTAAGGACCATTATGATGAACTCCAGACCCGGCGAATTTCGCACAGTCTTCCAAGCGTCTGTTCACATGATGCGCTTTGGCGTAATGGGACCCTATCGAGGATTTGTGCCAACTATAGTGCGAAAAGCACCGGCCACCACTTTGCTATTTGTTTTGTACGAGCAACTGAGGCTCCATTTCGGAATTTGCTCCCTGGGAGGGGAGAAGTACAATTAA
- the CG6893 gene encoding uncharacterized protein, isoform B, whose amino-acid sequence MVVIKKDRGMASNLQQAIRTHGFISLYDGLSAQLLRQLTYTSMRFHLYEMGKEHLDDPAGLLDKVLVAALAGCVAGVVGTPMELINTRMQVNRALPKETRWNYRNVFDGLYRVTREEGFTKLYSGCFLSFMRSSLITISQNAAYDQAKQIYAEFFHMKHDNTLLHLISSVTAAFVCGPIIKPIENLRYLRMVDSRRLINSISYMMRFGSRGPFRGMVPYVLRMVPNTVITFLSFEQLRVNFGYIEIEDDE is encoded by the exons ATGGTGGTTATCAAGAAGGACAGAGGAATGGCTTCAAATCTCCAACAGGCAATTCGAACGCATG GTTTTATTTCACTATACGATGGATTAAGTGCCCAGTTATTGAGACAGCTGACATACACCTCGATGCGGTTTCACCTGTACGAAATGGGAAAGGAGCACCTGGATGATCCTGCTGGTTTGTTGGACAAAGTGCTGGTGGCTGCATTGGCTGGTTGTGTGGCTGGTGTGGTGGGTACACCCATGGAGTTGATCAACACCCGGATGCAGGTCAATCGCGCGCTGCCCAAGGAAACGCGGTGGAACTATCGAAACGTCTTCGATGGACTGTACCGTGTGACCAGGGAAGAGGGCTTTACGAAGCTGTACAGCGGATGTTTCCTCTCCTTTATGCGGTCCAGCCTCATCACCATCAGCCAAAATGCTGCTTACGATCAG GCCAAGCAGATCTACGCAGAATTTTTTCACATGAAGCACGACAACACATTGCTGCACCTGATAAGTTCCGTGACGGCTGCTTTCGTCTGCGGTCCAATCATCAAGCCCATTGAGAACTTGAGATACCTCAGAATGGTGGATTCAAGAAGATTGATAAATTCCATTTCCTATATGATGCGCTTCGGAAGTCGCGGACCTTTTCGCGGTATGGTGCCCTATGTTTTGCGCATGGTACCCAATACGGTCATTACTTTTTTAAGTTTCGAGCAGCTTCGTGTTAATTTTGGGTACATTGAAATTGAAGATGATGAATGA
- the Dic4 gene encoding dicarboxylate carrier 4, isoform B: MPVFDDHFLGDCHDEPEGLLPRWWFGGFASMCVAFAVAPIDIVKTHMQIQRQKRSILGTVKRIHSLKGYLGFYDGFSAAILRQMTSTNIHFIVYDTGKKMEYVDRDSYLGKIILGCVAGACGSAFGIPTDLINVRMQTDMKEPPYKRPISMSSMDSFEFPRRRAGRHFTKVDR; this comes from the exons ATGCCGGTTTTTGATGACCACTTCCTTGGCGACTGCCATGATGAGCCCGAAGGACTTTTGCCGCGTTGGTGGTTCGGTGGCTTTGCCTCGATGTGCGTTGCCTTCGCAGTGGCGCCCATTGATATCGTGAAAACTCACATGCAGATCCAAAGGCAAAAGCGTTCAATTTTAGGCACGGTCAAAAGAATACACTCTTTAAAAG GATACTTGGGCTTCTACGATGGCTTCTCGGCTGCCATCCTGAGACAAATGACCAGCACCAATATCCATTTCATAGTGTATGATACTGGCAAGAAAATGGAGTACGTCGATAGGGATTCATATCTGGGAAAGATTATTTTGGGCTGCGTGGCTGGAGCTTGCGGTTCTGCGTTTGGTATACCAACGGATCTGATTAACGTGCGGATGCAAACCGATATGAAGGAGCCGCCGTACAAGCGAC CTATAAGCATGTCTTCGATGGACTCATTCGAATTCCCAAGGAGGAGGGCTGGAAGGCACTTTACAAAGGTGGATCGGTAG